The window GAGATCATATTGGCGCCGAAGCGGCCGCGCGCCTCCTTGAGAAAGGCGTCGAACAGGCGGTTCTTCTGCTGGGTGTAGAGCGAGGCGCCCGAGCGGCCCACGTGGTCGCGCAGGTGGATGGTCAGGCGGATGGCGCCCGCTTCCACGCCCGACAGGTGCATGGTGACGAGGATGTGCGGCGTGCCGTCCAGCGCCACCAGGTCGGCCTGGTCATCGATCTGCACCCAGCGGCGCATCTGTTTCTCGCTGCCGGTCCAGAAGATGCCGCGCTCGGCAAAGCTGCGGAAGACCTGGCGGAAGGTCTGGCGCGACAGCGCCTGGATCTCCGCCTCGCTCTTGTCGGGAAAGCACAGCCGCAGATTGGTCTCGACCACGCGGCGGCGGCTGCTCGGCACGCAGTGCAGCAGGCTGCCGAGCGCTTCGCCGAAGCGCGCGACGAGCGGATAGGGCAGCTTGCCCAGCACGCTCAGCAGGCCGATGCCGAGCCGGGTCAGGACGCGGCTCATGGGGTGCTCGGGTCGGTGGCGGCCTGCGGCGGCAGGCTGGCGCCCGCCGGATGCTTGTAGCGGTTGTAGCCCCACAGGTACTGGGTCGGCGCGTCGGCCACCAGCGATTCCACGGTGCGGTTGATGACGGCGGCGGCGGCCGACGGGTCGTCGGGCAGCATGCCGTCGATCACGCGCAGGTGGGCGCGGTAGCCGCCGCCATGCGGCAGGCGCTCGGCGAACACCATCACGATCGGCGCGCCGGTGAGCTGCTGCAGGCGCTGTACCAGGCTCATGGTGTAGGCAGGCTTGCCGAAGAAGGGCGCCCAGGCGCCCTCGCCGGCGCTCGGTACCTGGTCGGGCAGGATGCCGACTGCCTGGCCGCGCTTGAGTGCCTTGACCAGCATGCGCACGCCGCGCGGGGTGGCCGGCGCCATGGCGATGTTGTCGCGCCCGCGCATGCGTTCGACGAAGTCGCGCAGCCAGGGCTGGTGCGGCGGCTTGAACAGGCAGGTTACGGGACGGCGCAGCGCGTAGGATTGCGGCAGCACTTCGAAGCAGCCCAGGTGGGGCGTCAGGATGATCAGTCCCTTGCCGTGCGCATCCTGCAGCCTGTCCAGCTCGGGCCAGACGCGGTCGTTGAAATCATAGAGCTTCGCCTTGAGGGTCTTGCGGCTCCAGAAGTAGGGCATCTCCAGCATCATGCGGCCCGTCGAGCGCGCGGCATCGGCCAGCATGGCATCGGTGGCGGCCGGGAAGGCCAGGCGGAAGTTCTCGTCGAGCCGGGTGGCATAGCGGCCGGGCAGGCGCGCTGCCAGCAGGCCGAGGATGCCGCCGGCGGCATGCAGCCAGCGCAGCGGCAGCCGGGAGATCAGCCAGAACAGGAAAGTCATCGTTTCGGTAGGCCGGGTAGGTCGGTCTCGCCGCCGCGCTTGCCGCGGGCTGCGCAGGGCGGCGTGGCGGCCGCCGCGCCGGCGAGGGCACGGTGCAAGGCAGCAAACAGGCGCGTATAATAGCGCGTATCGCCGAGTTAACTGACAACTTGCGGGGCGATGCCGCTCTACCCGGGCGGAATGTAAATACCGCTAAAGCGTCGCCGCTGGAGCTGACCAGGCTGGCACGCAATAGCCAACCTGGAGAATAAGTTCGTGGCAAACGACTTCCTGTTCACTTCGGAATCCGTTTCCGAAGGCCATCCCGACAAGGTCGCCGACCAGATTTCCGACGCCATCCTGGACGCCATCCTGTCCCAGGACAAATATGCGCGCGTCGCCGCCGAGACCCTCTGCAACACCGGACTGGTGGTGCTGGCCGGCGAGATCACGACGACCGCCAACGTCGACTACATCCAGGTCGCACGCGATACGATCAAGCGCATCGGTTACGACAACACCGACTACGGCATCGACTACAAGGGCTGTGCAGTGCTGGTCGCCTACGACAAGCAGTCGCCTGACATCGCCCAGGGCGTCGACCGCGCCTCGGACGACTACCTGAACCAGGGTGCCGGCGACCAGGGCCTGATGTTCGGCTACGCCTGCGACGAAACCCCGGAACTGATGCCGTTCCCGATCTACTACGCGCACCGCCTGGTCGAGCGCCAGTCGCTGCTGCGCCGTGACGGCCGCCTGCCCTGGCTGCGCCCGGATGCCAAGTCGCAGGTGACCGTGCGTTATGTGGACGGCAAGCCGCACAGTGTCGATACCGTCGTGCTGTCGACCCAGCACTCGCCCGAGATCAGCCAGGCCCAGATCCGCGAGGCGGTGATCGAGGAGATCATCAAGCCGGTGCTGCCGGCCGAGATGCTGAAGGAAACCAAGTACCTGGTGAACCCGACCGGCCGCTTCGTCATCGGCGGCCCGCAGGGCGACTGCGGCCTGACCGGCCGCAAGATCATCGTCGACACCTATGGCGGCGCCTCGCCGCACGGCGGCGGTGCCTTCTCCGGCAAGGATCCGTCCAAGGTCGACCGCTCGGCCGCCTACGCCGCCCGCTACGTCGCCAAGAACGTGGTGGCCGCAGGCCTGGCGCGCCAGTGCCAGGTGCAGGTCAGCTACGCCATCGGCGTGGCGCGTCCGATCAATATCACGGTCTACACGGAAGGCACGGGCAAGATTTCGGACGAGAAGATCGCCGAACTGGTGCAGGAGCATTTCGACCTGCGTCCGAAGGGCATCGTGCAGATGCTGGACCTGCTGCGCCCGATCTATGAGAAGACCGCCGCCTACGGCCACTTCGGCCGCGAGGAGCCGGAGTTCTCGTGGGAAGCCACCGACAAGGCCGCCGCGCTGCGCGCCGCCGCCGGCCTCTGAGCCGCTGACGGCCTGGCCGGGACTGCTCCGGCCTGACGCCATCAGGCGCGATCAGACGTCACCCGACGCCGCCCCCGGGGCGGCGTTTTCGTTTCAGCCGCGGGCGGCCGGGACGCCGGCGCCCCTCTTGTCCGAGGTCAAGCGGCGCACGCGGCGCCGGCGCCGCTCCGGATAGGGCGGGGTAGAATGCCGCCATCGCGTGGCCGGGCCGCGCCGCCGCGCGCGCGGTGGTTGCCGTGCCCACTGCCGGCCGCCAGCCCATCAAGGATTGCCATGGCTACTGCCCAGACCCGCGCCTCGTCGCCGGCCGATCGTTCCCAGGCCGCCGCGCCCGCGCTCGACCTGATCCGTCCCCAGCCCTACACCGATTGGCAGCCGCAGGTTTCACCGGCGACTGCGGCGGCGTTGCGCCGTGAACTGGAGCAGGGCTGCGTGCTGTACTTTCCCGAGCTGAAGTTCCACTTCGAGCCGGGCGAGGAGCGCTTCCTCGACAGCCGCTGGTCGGACGGCAAGTCCAAGAACATCAACCTGCGTGCCGACAGCAGCGCTGTGCGCGGCGCGGTGGGCAGCGCAGCCGACCTGGCCGCCATGTCGGCGCTGGTGCGGCGCTATGCCGAGTACAGCGAGAAGCTGGTGCTGACCCTGTTCCCC of the Cupriavidus malaysiensis genome contains:
- a CDS encoding lipid A biosynthesis lauroyl acyltransferase, which gives rise to MSRVLTRLGIGLLSVLGKLPYPLVARFGEALGSLLHCVPSSRRRVVETNLRLCFPDKSEAEIQALSRQTFRQVFRSFAERGIFWTGSEKQMRRWVQIDDQADLVALDGTPHILVTMHLSGVEAGAIRLTIHLRDHVGRSGASLYTQQKNRLFDAFLKEARGRFGANMISRSDSARDILRCLKKGEALQLIADMDFGERDSEFVPFFGVPALTLTSVARLARLTGAKVVPIYTEMLPDYGGYVLHILPPWDGYPGENVSEDTRRMNAFFEDCIRPRIAEYYWVHKRFKHRPPGEPEVY
- the metK gene encoding methionine adenosyltransferase, whose translation is MANDFLFTSESVSEGHPDKVADQISDAILDAILSQDKYARVAAETLCNTGLVVLAGEITTTANVDYIQVARDTIKRIGYDNTDYGIDYKGCAVLVAYDKQSPDIAQGVDRASDDYLNQGAGDQGLMFGYACDETPELMPFPIYYAHRLVERQSLLRRDGRLPWLRPDAKSQVTVRYVDGKPHSVDTVVLSTQHSPEISQAQIREAVIEEIIKPVLPAEMLKETKYLVNPTGRFVIGGPQGDCGLTGRKIIVDTYGGASPHGGGAFSGKDPSKVDRSAAYAARYVAKNVVAAGLARQCQVQVSYAIGVARPINITVYTEGTGKISDEKIAELVQEHFDLRPKGIVQMLDLLRPIYEKTAAYGHFGREEPEFSWEATDKAAALRAAAGL
- a CDS encoding lysophospholipid acyltransferase family protein; the protein is MTFLFWLISRLPLRWLHAAGGILGLLAARLPGRYATRLDENFRLAFPAATDAMLADAARSTGRMMLEMPYFWSRKTLKAKLYDFNDRVWPELDRLQDAHGKGLIILTPHLGCFEVLPQSYALRRPVTCLFKPPHQPWLRDFVERMRGRDNIAMAPATPRGVRMLVKALKRGQAVGILPDQVPSAGEGAWAPFFGKPAYTMSLVQRLQQLTGAPIVMVFAERLPHGGGYRAHLRVIDGMLPDDPSAAAAVINRTVESLVADAPTQYLWGYNRYKHPAGASLPPQAATDPSTP